The proteins below are encoded in one region of Streptomyces roseirectus:
- a CDS encoding S8 family serine peptidase, with the protein MSKKTALAGGAALAAVLSCLSAGGVIPPTSAQALASVTPSQRVIVVMRDQHAGLLPRAESARRADALDHDQLPLVRALKDSGAKNLHRLSAVNAVAATVSPAERSRLAADPAVASVVPDRWIPAPRRAASAAEAAPRAAAASGLCPADPARPLVEPEALHLTRADAAQRLATGKGVKVAFFSDGIDVANPEFVRPDGSHVISAVRDFTGDGTQDHTDGGEAFGDAGAIAAQGARTYDLATELPHSGLPKGCTFRIRGFAPDADLVALKVWGEHSGGWLSQMARAIDDAVWNVKADVINVSTDYGALPDTAADPLRLAIRAAVAAGVTVVHASGDSGTSGTISAPASDPDAITVGGTNSFRLLAQAYGYPAYTSGDIAALSSGGTTQGGKLVDLVAPAQAGMAPCTVDPHYTGCTSDTLVWGGTSQAGPFVAGAAALVIEAYEHAHGGARPAPGLVKRLLTGTATDLDSPADEQGAGLLDTEAAVRAAQGDGGLVPSVSQVNVTGTGGGVQAATVSLTNTGSQARQVTMTSRAVGAETFRTDRTATVGDPLDTGAPEGALAAAPVTFDVPSGTPLLDAEMVWPGTKDSGTLSLFLVDPEGRLTQMSYDYDGYGNYTDYQHVGVHHPVAGTWTAKVVWNNGRAHLADPPIKPGSYRGPVKLRFTGHAFASAGVPQRTRTIAPGATADFDVQVPLPAEAGDAPASLQFDAADGTHLSVPVARRTLLGDSFTTTVTGGVGRLVGQVTGYDLDVPAGHRDLSVDLAAQDPGTTLAFYLVDPQGQIAASDTNLTGTDGKTPTGVASLTAVSPAAGRWRVLVVLPNPVSGKDFADQVTGHVRYDTVDVTASGLPAEQAHRLARGAKQEVTVRVRNTGPAGRYLFLDPRLATDTDLALTPTGGSATAQLPFPDSATWRVPRHTSVLTAVGTADSPVDLEMAHTTVAPDVVGFARAGNTVTASLSAAGVTPGDWYTELTPAGPFGAAPAPTGTGHVTLTARTKSFDTAVSSTTGDFWQPGSTVTPVFVAAGGSVTLTATVTPSAPVGAVVRGTLYVETYTPASGEKTGSVLAGIPYAYTVG; encoded by the coding sequence GTGAGCAAGAAAACCGCACTCGCCGGCGGCGCCGCTCTGGCTGCCGTCTTGTCCTGCCTGTCGGCAGGCGGCGTGATACCCCCCACATCGGCGCAGGCGCTCGCCTCCGTCACCCCGTCGCAGCGCGTCATCGTCGTGATGCGCGACCAGCACGCGGGGCTGCTGCCCCGCGCCGAGTCGGCCCGGCGCGCCGACGCCCTCGACCACGACCAACTCCCCCTGGTGCGCGCCCTGAAGGACAGCGGCGCGAAGAACCTGCACCGGCTCAGCGCGGTCAACGCCGTCGCGGCGACCGTGTCCCCGGCCGAGCGGTCCCGGCTGGCGGCCGATCCCGCCGTCGCCTCCGTCGTCCCGGACCGCTGGATCCCCGCCCCCCGCCGCGCCGCGAGCGCCGCCGAGGCCGCCCCCAGGGCCGCGGCGGCGTCCGGGCTGTGCCCGGCGGATCCCGCCCGGCCCCTCGTGGAACCCGAGGCGCTGCACCTCACCAGGGCTGATGCGGCGCAGCGGCTCGCCACCGGCAAGGGCGTGAAGGTGGCGTTCTTCAGCGACGGCATCGACGTCGCCAACCCGGAGTTCGTGCGCCCCGACGGCTCCCACGTCATCTCCGCCGTCCGGGACTTCACCGGTGACGGCACCCAGGACCACACCGACGGCGGTGAGGCGTTCGGGGACGCGGGAGCCATCGCCGCGCAGGGCGCGCGCACCTACGACCTGGCGACGGAGCTGCCGCACTCCGGGCTGCCCAAGGGGTGCACGTTCCGCATCCGGGGCTTCGCGCCGGACGCCGATCTGGTCGCCCTGAAGGTGTGGGGCGAGCACTCCGGTGGCTGGCTGTCGCAGATGGCGCGGGCCATCGACGACGCCGTCTGGAACGTGAAGGCCGACGTCATCAACGTGTCGACCGACTACGGGGCGCTTCCCGACACGGCCGCCGACCCGCTGCGCCTCGCGATCCGCGCGGCCGTCGCCGCCGGGGTGACCGTGGTGCACGCCAGCGGCGACTCCGGGACCTCCGGCACCATCTCCGCGCCGGCCAGCGACCCCGACGCGATCACGGTCGGCGGCACCAACTCCTTCCGGCTGCTCGCCCAGGCGTACGGCTACCCGGCGTACACCAGCGGGGACATCGCGGCGCTCTCCTCCGGCGGGACCACGCAGGGCGGCAAGCTCGTCGACCTGGTCGCCCCCGCGCAGGCGGGCATGGCGCCGTGCACGGTCGATCCGCACTACACGGGCTGCACGAGCGACACCCTCGTGTGGGGCGGCACCAGTCAGGCGGGCCCGTTCGTCGCGGGCGCGGCGGCGCTGGTGATCGAGGCGTACGAGCACGCCCACGGCGGCGCGCGCCCCGCGCCCGGTCTCGTCAAGCGGCTCCTCACCGGGACCGCCACCGACCTGGACTCCCCCGCCGACGAACAGGGTGCCGGGCTCCTCGACACCGAGGCCGCGGTGCGGGCCGCGCAGGGCGACGGCGGGCTGGTGCCCTCCGTGAGCCAGGTGAACGTCACCGGTACGGGCGGCGGTGTCCAGGCCGCCACGGTCTCCCTCACCAACACCGGTTCCCAGGCCCGTCAGGTCACCATGACCTCGCGCGCGGTCGGCGCCGAGACGTTCCGCACCGACCGCACCGCCACCGTCGGCGACCCCCTGGACACCGGTGCCCCCGAGGGCGCGCTCGCGGCGGCGCCGGTCACCTTCGACGTGCCGTCCGGCACGCCGCTGCTGGACGCCGAGATGGTGTGGCCCGGCACCAAGGACTCCGGGACGCTGTCCCTGTTCCTCGTCGACCCCGAGGGCCGGCTCACGCAGATGTCGTACGACTACGACGGGTACGGCAACTACACCGACTACCAGCACGTCGGCGTCCACCACCCGGTCGCCGGGACCTGGACGGCGAAGGTCGTGTGGAACAACGGGCGCGCCCACCTCGCGGACCCGCCCATCAAGCCCGGCTCCTACCGGGGCCCGGTGAAGCTCCGGTTCACCGGGCACGCGTTCGCCTCCGCCGGGGTGCCGCAGCGCACCCGCACCATCGCGCCGGGTGCCACGGCCGACTTCGACGTCCAGGTGCCGCTGCCGGCCGAGGCCGGTGACGCGCCCGCGTCCCTCCAGTTCGACGCGGCGGACGGCACCCACCTGTCGGTGCCCGTCGCCCGGCGGACGCTGCTCGGCGACTCGTTCACCACGACGGTCACCGGGGGCGTGGGCCGGCTCGTCGGCCAGGTCACCGGCTACGACCTCGACGTGCCCGCGGGCCACCGTGACCTGAGCGTCGACCTCGCCGCCCAGGACCCCGGCACCACGCTCGCGTTCTACCTCGTCGACCCGCAGGGGCAGATCGCCGCGAGCGACACCAACCTCACCGGCACGGACGGCAAGACGCCCACGGGCGTCGCGAGCCTCACCGCCGTCTCCCCCGCCGCCGGGCGCTGGCGTGTGCTGGTGGTCCTGCCGAACCCGGTCAGCGGCAAGGACTTCGCCGACCAGGTCACCGGGCACGTCCGCTACGACACGGTCGACGTGACGGCGTCGGGGCTGCCCGCCGAGCAGGCGCACCGGCTGGCGCGCGGCGCCAAACAGGAGGTCACGGTGCGGGTGCGCAACACCGGTCCCGCCGGGCGTTACCTGTTCCTCGATCCCCGGCTCGCCACGGACACCGACCTCGCGCTGACGCCGACGGGCGGCTCGGCCACCGCTCAGTTGCCCTTCCCCGATTCGGCGACCTGGCGGGTGCCCCGGCACACCAGTGTGCTGACCGCCGTCGGCACCGCCGATTCGCCGGTCGACCTGGAGATGGCGCACACCACGGTCGCCCCGGACGTCGTCGGGTTCGCGCGGGCCGGGAACACCGTGACGGCCTCGCTGTCGGCGGCCGGGGTCACGCCGGGCGACTGGTACACCGAGCTGACGCCCGCCGGGCCGTTCGGTGCCGCGCCAGCTCCCACGGGCACCGGGCACGTCACCCTCACGGCGCGCACCAAGTCCTTCGACACCGCCGTGTCCTCCACGACCGGTGACTTCTGGCAGCCCGGCTCCACCGTCACCCCGGTGTTCGTCGCGGCGGGCGGGAGCGTCACCCTCACGGCGACGGTCACGCCGTCCGCGCCGGTCGGCGCGGTGGTGCGGGGCACGCTGTACGTCGAGACGTACACGCCGGCGTCCGGTGAGAAGACCGGGTCCGTGCTGGCCGGGATCCCGTACGCCTACACGGTCGGCTGA
- a CDS encoding helix-turn-helix transcriptional regulator: MPAPRPTPAGPPLGVVHVDGRLCVVGADEAFRDRFLRASPDVAGTPFPLLFQEAARPSLREHFDRLLSGTRPQFSALLPMVDADGEVVDCLVTCVRLSEGVRLSGAECVAVATVRPDTPYGVPVPLLPAPPALTGVPSHVLEGLAAGLSTQQLASRLGLSSHGIEYHVGSMLRKLNAPNRPALVARAYALGILVPGCWPPQVRSAAAVPGPAAPA; the protein is encoded by the coding sequence TTGCCCGCACCGCGCCCGACGCCCGCCGGTCCCCCGCTGGGCGTGGTCCACGTCGACGGCCGGCTGTGTGTCGTCGGGGCCGACGAGGCGTTCCGCGACCGGTTCCTGCGCGCCTCGCCGGACGTGGCCGGCACACCGTTTCCCCTGTTGTTCCAGGAGGCGGCCCGGCCGTCGCTGCGCGAGCACTTCGACCGGCTCCTTTCCGGTACCCGGCCGCAGTTCAGCGCCCTGCTGCCGATGGTGGACGCCGACGGAGAGGTGGTCGACTGCCTCGTCACCTGCGTCAGGTTGTCCGAGGGCGTCCGCCTGTCCGGCGCCGAGTGCGTCGCGGTCGCCACGGTCCGCCCCGACACCCCGTACGGCGTCCCGGTCCCGCTGCTTCCGGCGCCCCCGGCGCTCACCGGGGTTCCTTCGCACGTCCTCGAAGGGCTCGCGGCGGGCCTGTCCACCCAGCAGCTCGCCTCGCGGCTGGGGCTGAGCAGCCACGGCATCGAGTACCACGTCGGCAGCATGCTGCGGAAGCTGAACGCCCCGAACCGTCCGGCGCTCGTCGCGCGCGCCTACGCGCTGGGCATCCTCGTCCCCGGGTGCTGGCCTCCTCAGGTGCGCTCCGCCGCGGCCGTGCCCGGTCCGGCGGCGCCCGCCTGA
- a CDS encoding ATP-binding protein, with the protein MLDELLRGHRRRLGLSQEELAQWSGVSVRTISHVETGRITRPRPATVRQLADALGLRGQPREEFRAAATGTAPAPVPSQLPPPPPAFTGRTRHLRQLDALLDDADHPGTVSAIVGTAGVGKTALAVHWAHSVTARFPDGRLYVNLRGFHPTAPAVTPEEAVRGFLTALGIPAERVDRDPGARTGLYRSLLAGRRVLVLLDNARDAEQVRPLLPGAPGCLTLVTSRDRLTGLVAADGARPLVLGLPAEDEARHLLARRLGAARVLDAPDALGEIVTRCARLPLALAVVAARAAMTPQFPLAAYARELREAGARLDPFTADDPATDVRAVLSWSYRRISPEAARLFRLFGLHPGPDLSAPAAASLAGTRPDTARALLAELTRAHLLDQPAPDRCTAHDLLRAYAAELTRAHDPDDDTRAALHRLLDHYLRSATTASEAISWYRDPAPLPAPDPAVTPETFTGHSQALAWFTTELPNLTAAVHTAARTGFETHAWQLAWALVAFFDLAGHWTEWAATHETALRAAHAIGDTVGEARTCRNLGRVRSRQGRHEEAVTRLNRSLRLFRDLDDPVGQAHALRNLAVVQGRLNRPAQALDHAWQALPLYRAAGHRVGEGRALNQIAWWLSLRGEHREAVAYGRQALELLQHLGDRDGEGATWDTLGHAHHLLGDHQEAARSYRHALRLRRERGDLAEVADTLDHLAATHRSAGDPAGAALRWQEALDILDHLGHPDADRVRARLHETTEPVPDPHHR; encoded by the coding sequence ATGCTCGACGAGCTGCTGCGCGGTCACCGGCGCAGACTGGGCCTGTCCCAGGAGGAACTGGCACAGTGGTCGGGCGTCAGCGTCCGCACGATCAGCCACGTCGAGACCGGCCGCATCACCAGGCCACGCCCCGCGACGGTACGGCAGCTCGCCGACGCGCTGGGCCTGCGAGGACAGCCCCGCGAGGAGTTCCGTGCGGCCGCGACCGGAACCGCCCCGGCACCCGTACCGAGCCAGCTCCCGCCCCCACCGCCCGCGTTCACCGGCCGCACCCGGCACCTGCGGCAGCTCGACGCGCTCCTCGACGACGCGGACCACCCGGGAACGGTTTCGGCCATCGTCGGCACAGCCGGCGTCGGCAAGACCGCCCTCGCCGTGCACTGGGCCCACAGCGTCACCGCCCGCTTCCCCGACGGCCGGCTGTACGTGAACCTGCGGGGCTTCCACCCGACGGCCCCCGCCGTGACCCCCGAGGAGGCGGTCCGGGGATTCCTGACCGCCCTCGGCATCCCCGCCGAACGCGTCGACCGCGACCCCGGCGCCCGCACCGGCCTCTACCGCAGCCTCCTCGCCGGCCGCCGCGTCCTCGTCCTGCTGGACAACGCCCGCGACGCCGAACAGGTCAGACCGCTCCTGCCGGGCGCCCCGGGCTGCCTCACCCTCGTCACCAGCCGCGACCGCCTCACCGGACTCGTCGCCGCCGACGGCGCCCGCCCCCTCGTCCTCGGGCTGCCCGCCGAGGACGAGGCCCGCCACCTCCTCGCCCGCCGCCTCGGCGCCGCCCGGGTGCTGGACGCGCCCGACGCGCTGGGGGAGATCGTCACCCGGTGCGCCCGCCTCCCGCTGGCGCTCGCGGTCGTCGCCGCCCGCGCCGCGATGACCCCGCAGTTCCCGCTCGCCGCCTACGCCCGCGAACTGCGCGAGGCGGGCGCCCGCCTGGACCCGTTCACCGCGGACGACCCCGCGACCGACGTCCGCGCGGTCCTGTCCTGGTCGTACCGCAGGATCAGCCCCGAAGCCGCCCGCCTGTTCCGCCTCTTCGGCCTGCACCCCGGCCCCGACCTGTCCGCGCCCGCCGCCGCGAGCCTGGCCGGCACCCGCCCCGACACCGCCCGCGCCCTGCTCGCCGAACTGACCCGCGCCCACCTCCTCGACCAGCCCGCCCCCGACCGCTGCACCGCCCACGACCTGCTGCGCGCCTACGCGGCCGAACTGACCCGCGCCCACGACCCGGACGACGACACACGCGCGGCGCTGCACCGGCTCCTCGACCACTACCTGCGCAGCGCGACCACCGCCTCCGAAGCGATCAGCTGGTACCGCGACCCCGCCCCCCTGCCCGCCCCCGACCCGGCCGTCACCCCCGAGACCTTCACCGGACACAGTCAGGCGCTCGCCTGGTTCACGACGGAACTGCCGAACCTGACGGCCGCCGTCCACACCGCCGCCCGCACCGGCTTCGAGACCCACGCCTGGCAGCTCGCCTGGGCCCTGGTCGCCTTCTTCGACCTCGCCGGACACTGGACCGAATGGGCCGCCACCCACGAGACGGCCCTGCGGGCGGCCCACGCGATCGGCGACACCGTCGGCGAGGCCCGCACCTGCCGCAACCTCGGCCGCGTCCGCTCCCGCCAGGGCCGGCACGAGGAGGCCGTCACCCGGCTCAACCGCTCCCTGCGGCTGTTCCGCGACCTCGACGACCCGGTGGGCCAGGCCCACGCCCTGCGCAACCTCGCCGTCGTCCAAGGCCGCCTGAACCGCCCCGCCCAGGCGCTCGACCACGCCTGGCAGGCCCTGCCCCTGTACCGGGCCGCCGGCCACCGGGTGGGGGAGGGCCGGGCCCTCAACCAGATCGCCTGGTGGCTGTCGCTGCGCGGCGAGCACCGCGAGGCCGTCGCGTACGGACGCCAGGCCCTGGAACTCCTCCAGCACCTCGGCGACCGCGACGGCGAGGGCGCCACCTGGGACACCCTGGGCCACGCCCACCACCTCCTCGGCGACCACCAGGAGGCCGCCCGCAGCTACCGGCACGCCCTGCGCCTGCGCCGCGAACGTGGCGACCTCGCCGAAGTCGCCGACACCCTCGACCACCTGGCCGCCACCCACCGCAGCGCGGGCGACCCCGCCGGCGCCGCCCTGCGCTGGCAGGAGGCCCTGGACATCCTCGACCACCTCGGCCACCCCGACGCCGACCGCGTCCGCGCCCGACTCCACGAGACCACCGAACCGGTACCCGACCCCCACCACCGCTGA
- a CDS encoding NAD-dependent epimerase/dehydratase family protein, which yields MSDVPRPTAAPSGAGRVVVTGGAGFLGSHLCRALLGAGREVVCVDNLCTGRLANVADLAEYPGFRFVEADVTEPLAVGGPVSAVAHLACAASPVDYFELPVATLRAGGHGTYNMLELAREKGARFLLASTSEVYGDPLVHPQTEEYWGNVNPVGPRAVYDESKRFSEAMTVAFRQEFGLDTGIARIFNSYGPSMRADDGRVVPTFITRALRGEPLPVMSDGRQTRSLCYVDDTVDGLITLLDSAEAGPVNLGNPHEVTVLELAGLIVEITGSRSPLAHVAPHPDDPRRRRPDIGRARSRLGWEPRVALAEGLKRTVEWFALTEAVRGRPSR from the coding sequence ATGAGTGACGTTCCGAGACCGACAGCCGCCCCGTCCGGGGCCGGCCGGGTCGTGGTGACCGGCGGTGCCGGTTTCCTGGGCTCGCACCTGTGCCGGGCCCTGCTCGGCGCGGGCCGTGAGGTGGTGTGCGTCGACAACCTGTGCACCGGCCGCCTGGCGAACGTCGCCGACCTGGCCGAATATCCCGGGTTCCGGTTCGTCGAGGCGGACGTCACCGAGCCGCTGGCCGTCGGGGGCCCGGTGAGCGCGGTCGCGCATCTGGCGTGCGCCGCCTCGCCCGTCGACTACTTCGAGCTGCCGGTCGCGACGCTGCGCGCGGGCGGCCACGGGACGTACAACATGCTGGAGCTGGCCCGCGAGAAGGGCGCGCGGTTCCTCCTGGCGTCCACGTCCGAGGTGTACGGGGATCCGCTGGTGCATCCGCAGACCGAGGAGTACTGGGGCAACGTCAACCCGGTCGGGCCGCGCGCGGTGTACGACGAGTCGAAGCGGTTCTCGGAGGCGATGACGGTCGCGTTCCGCCAGGAGTTCGGCCTCGACACGGGGATCGCCCGCATCTTCAACTCCTACGGCCCGTCGATGCGCGCCGACGACGGGCGGGTCGTGCCCACGTTCATCACCCGGGCGCTGCGCGGCGAGCCGCTGCCGGTGATGAGCGACGGCCGTCAGACGCGGTCCCTGTGCTACGTGGACGACACCGTCGACGGCCTGATCACGCTGCTGGACAGCGCCGAGGCGGGCCCGGTCAACCTGGGCAACCCGCACGAGGTCACCGTCCTCGAACTCGCCGGGCTGATCGTGGAGATCACCGGCAGCCGCTCCCCGCTGGCGCATGTCGCGCCCCATCCGGACGATCCGCGGCGGCGCAGGCCGGACATCGGGCGGGCCCGCAGCCGGCTGGGCTGGGAGCCGCGGGTCGCGCTGGCGGAGGGGCTGAAGCGGACGGTCGAGTGGTTCGCCCTGACGGAGGCTGTGCGGGGGAGGCCGTCGCGGTGA